The following proteins come from a genomic window of Novosphingobium aromaticivorans DSM 12444:
- a CDS encoding LysR family transcriptional regulator, giving the protein MDLRQLRQFLAVANARSFSRAAETLNIAQPPLSRTIRHLEEEIGGALFDRTARPLAMTPLGQLLHEQARQILDRMGDMHDMMKAAAATERRRFTIGFVASTIYARLPELIRAFRKRAPDVELTLVESSTLEQLAALKDGRIDVGFGRIRFEDPAIKRIILRNERLAVALPRDHPLALDDRPLTLKQVAAEPQILYPRAPRPSYADQVISLFRDHGLEPRIAHEARELQIAIGLVAAEEGLAIIPESISRSRSHDVVYRELAEAATSPIIMSHRMNDSSAELRLMAQVIASEYAAWGYPVPEILAHSAP; this is encoded by the coding sequence ATGGACCTCAGGCAACTTCGACAGTTTCTCGCGGTGGCCAATGCCCGCAGTTTTTCGCGCGCAGCGGAAACGCTGAACATCGCCCAGCCGCCCTTGAGCCGGACGATCCGGCACCTGGAGGAGGAGATCGGCGGCGCCCTGTTCGACCGCACCGCCCGCCCGCTGGCGATGACCCCGCTCGGGCAGTTGCTGCACGAGCAGGCGCGACAGATCCTCGATCGCATGGGCGACATGCACGACATGATGAAGGCCGCCGCCGCGACCGAGCGCCGGCGCTTCACCATCGGCTTCGTCGCTTCGACGATCTATGCGAGGTTACCCGAACTCATTCGCGCCTTTCGCAAGCGCGCGCCCGACGTGGAACTGACACTCGTCGAAAGTTCGACGCTCGAACAACTGGCCGCCCTCAAGGATGGCCGCATCGATGTCGGCTTCGGTCGCATCCGGTTCGAGGACCCGGCAATCAAGCGCATCATCCTGCGCAACGAACGCCTTGCCGTAGCCTTGCCGCGTGACCATCCTCTTGCGCTCGACGATCGGCCACTCACCCTGAAGCAGGTCGCTGCCGAGCCGCAGATCCTCTATCCGCGCGCTCCGCGTCCGAGCTATGCCGACCAGGTCATCTCGCTGTTCCGCGATCACGGCCTCGAACCCAGAATTGCCCACGAAGCGCGCGAACTGCAGATCGCCATCGGCCTGGTCGCGGCCGAGGAAGGCCTTGCGATCATCCCGGAGTCCATCAGCCGTTCAAGAAGCCACGATGTCGTCTACCGGGAGCTGGCCGAAGCGGCGACTTCTCCGATCATCATGAGCCACCGGATGAACGACAGCTCTGCCGAACTCCGGCTGATGGCGCAGGTTATTGCAAGCGAATATGCAGCCTGGGGGTACCCCGTACCCGAAATCCTCGCCCACTCCGCCCCCTGA
- a CDS encoding Rieske 2Fe-2S domain-containing protein: MSAALKTRIETAVVDDAETGQFRCRRDIFTDPDLFELEMKHIFEGNWVYLAHESQIPAANDWFAVTVGRTPVVITRTKDGSFNAFINACSHRGAMLCRRKRGNGRVMVCPFHGWSFTNDGKLLKAKDEGSGAYPESFNRDGSHDLARLARFESYRGFLFGSVNPDVAPLAEYLGETRVIIDQIVDQAPEGIEVLAGSSSYIFDGNWKLQMENGCDGYHVSSVHYNYARTMGRRAEGGTKAVDANGWSKAVSGVYGFDNGHILLWTRVLNPEVRPVWSRKDELEQRLGKERTRFIVEQSRNLALYPNVFLMDQFSTQIRVVRPIDADHTEVTIYCFAPKGESPELRAVRIRQYEDFFNVSGMGTPDDLEEFRTCQASYAGAGGLWNDLSRGARRWIAGPDENAREMGLNPLLSSERSEDEGLFVRQHEYWAKTLLEGLARQEEMA; encoded by the coding sequence ATGTCCGCCGCGCTGAAAACCCGCATTGAAACGGCCGTCGTCGATGACGCGGAAACCGGGCAGTTCCGCTGCCGCCGCGACATCTTCACCGATCCCGACCTGTTCGAACTCGAGATGAAGCACATCTTCGAGGGGAATTGGGTCTACCTGGCGCACGAGAGCCAGATCCCCGCCGCCAACGACTGGTTCGCGGTCACGGTGGGGCGGACGCCGGTGGTCATCACGCGCACGAAGGATGGCTCGTTCAACGCCTTCATCAATGCGTGTTCTCACCGTGGCGCGATGTTGTGCCGTCGCAAGCGGGGCAACGGTCGGGTCATGGTCTGCCCGTTCCACGGCTGGAGCTTCACCAACGACGGCAAGCTGCTGAAGGCAAAGGACGAAGGTTCGGGGGCCTATCCGGAGTCGTTCAACCGCGATGGTTCGCACGATCTTGCGCGGCTGGCGCGGTTCGAGAGCTATCGCGGCTTCCTGTTCGGCAGTGTCAATCCGGACGTCGCGCCGCTGGCGGAATACCTTGGCGAGACGCGGGTGATAATCGACCAGATCGTCGATCAGGCGCCGGAGGGCATTGAGGTGCTGGCCGGAAGCTCTTCCTATATCTTCGACGGCAACTGGAAGTTGCAGATGGAGAACGGGTGCGACGGATATCACGTCAGCTCGGTCCACTACAATTACGCCAGGACAATGGGGCGGCGCGCCGAGGGCGGCACCAAGGCAGTGGACGCCAATGGCTGGTCGAAGGCAGTCAGCGGCGTCTACGGGTTCGACAACGGGCACATCCTGCTGTGGACGCGGGTGCTCAATCCCGAGGTCCGGCCGGTGTGGTCGCGCAAGGATGAGCTGGAGCAGCGGCTGGGCAAGGAGCGCACGCGCTTCATCGTCGAGCAGAGCCGCAACCTGGCGCTCTATCCGAACGTCTTCCTGATGGACCAGTTCTCGACCCAGATCCGCGTGGTACGCCCGATCGATGCCGACCACACCGAAGTGACGATCTACTGCTTTGCGCCCAAGGGGGAGAGCCCGGAACTGCGGGCTGTCCGCATCCGCCAGTACGAGGACTTCTTCAACGTCTCGGGCATGGGCACGCCGGATGATCTCGAGGAGTTCCGTACTTGCCAGGCCTCCTATGCGGGTGCGGGCGGGTTGTGGAACGACCTCAGCCGCGGCGCGCGGCGCTGGATTGCCGGGCCGGACGAAAATGCGCGCGAAATGGGCTTGAACCCGTTGCTCAGCAGCGAGCGCAGCGAGGATGAAGGCTTGTTCGTCCGCCAGCACGAATACTGGGCGAAGACCCTTCTCGAAGGCCTGGCCCGGCAGGAGGAAATGGCATGA
- the benB gene encoding benzoate 1,2-dioxygenase small subunit, whose amino-acid sequence MSALDEVCAFLHREARLLDDRQLDVWLECYAPDCTYWMPAWTDDDELVTDPQSQISLIYYANRQGLEDRVYRLETERSSASTPEPRTVHMLANIELLEDRGDELDVRYNWHTLSHRFKVTSQFFGVTFCTLRRSMDGFSIGSKKVVLKNDYIHQVIDVYHV is encoded by the coding sequence ATGAGCGCGCTCGATGAAGTCTGCGCCTTCCTCCACCGCGAGGCGCGCCTGCTCGATGACCGGCAGTTGGATGTCTGGCTGGAATGCTATGCGCCCGATTGCACCTACTGGATGCCAGCCTGGACCGACGATGACGAGCTGGTCACCGATCCGCAGAGCCAGATCTCATTGATCTACTACGCCAACCGGCAGGGGTTGGAGGACCGCGTCTACCGGCTCGAGACAGAGCGTTCCAGCGCCAGCACGCCTGAGCCGCGCACTGTCCACATGCTTGCGAATATCGAACTGCTGGAAGATCGCGGGGACGAACTGGACGTGCGATACAACTGGCACACGCTCAGCCATCGTTTCAAGGTGACCAGCCAGTTCTTTGGCGTGACCTTCTGCACGCTGCGACGGAGCATGGACGGCTTCAGCATTGGCTCCAAGAAGGTCGTGCTGAAGAACGACTACATCCACCAGGTGATCGATGTCTATCATGTCTGA
- the benD gene encoding benzoate diol dehydrogenase BenD, giving the protein MSEYGAHFAGRFDGKVMVVTGAAQGIGRGVAERAAAEGAQVLLVDRADFVTDVAAAIGPKAHAFVADLEGHAGAAAAVAHGLAVFGRIDILINNVGGAIRMRPYDQFTSEQIDAEIRRSLMPTLYCCHAVLPPMLAQGAGTIVNVSSNATRGIRRGPYSAAKGGINALTQSLAMEYGEQGIRVVATAPGGTSAPARKVPRNAEGDSAQEQAWMAEAVEQVTRSTFMKRYGTLEEQIAPILFLASDEASYITGTVLPVAGGDLG; this is encoded by the coding sequence ATGTCTGAGTACGGGGCGCATTTCGCGGGTCGTTTTGACGGCAAGGTCATGGTCGTGACCGGGGCGGCGCAGGGGATCGGGCGCGGCGTGGCGGAGCGCGCGGCTGCCGAGGGCGCACAGGTCCTGCTGGTTGATCGTGCCGACTTCGTGACAGATGTTGCGGCAGCGATCGGGCCGAAGGCGCATGCGTTCGTGGCAGACCTCGAGGGGCATGCGGGCGCTGCGGCCGCCGTGGCGCACGGGCTTGCGGTTTTCGGTCGGATCGACATCCTGATCAACAACGTCGGCGGCGCGATCCGCATGCGGCCTTACGATCAGTTCACGTCCGAGCAGATCGATGCCGAAATCCGCCGCTCGCTGATGCCGACGCTCTACTGCTGCCATGCGGTGCTGCCGCCGATGCTGGCGCAAGGGGCGGGGACGATCGTCAACGTATCGTCCAATGCCACGCGTGGGATACGGCGCGGGCCGTACTCGGCGGCGAAGGGCGGGATCAACGCTCTGACCCAGAGCCTCGCCATGGAGTATGGCGAGCAAGGCATCCGCGTCGTCGCCACGGCGCCGGGCGGCACGAGTGCGCCCGCACGCAAGGTTCCGCGCAATGCCGAGGGCGACAGCGCGCAGGAGCAGGCTTGGATGGCAGAGGCGGTGGAGCAGGTGACCCGGTCCACCTTCATGAAACGCTATGGCACGCTCGAGGAGCAGATCGCACCGATCCTGTTCCTCGCGTCCGACGAGGCAAGTTACATTACGGGAACCGTCCTGCCCGTTGCGGGCGGTGATCTCGGCTGA
- a CDS encoding LysR family transcriptional regulator yields MSDAPQHRLKIDPRAVSTFWKVCETGSISGAARALNLSQPSVSNTIALLEHRLGVTLFARSRSGIVLTPEGLALRDRAEAMVRLLETAVVEVDHAARNIAGPLRIGGTPGALVSILPEAVARIEAQVGPFALSVVERPDPQLGDLLRKGTIDLACVTTEIEECPPDLAEITVSRDPFALVVGRRHDGLGGRVSLRDVAGLPWVLPEAQGAFRRQVDALFLAAGVPVPRNVIRCDSLLTTKAIVRHGDRVTILPRTVAAAELTIGVLRAIAIEEATFERSVGIRYPVDRGLPPLGRAFVEALSNP; encoded by the coding sequence ATGAGTGACGCCCCGCAGCACCGCCTGAAGATCGATCCGCGCGCCGTTTCCACGTTCTGGAAGGTGTGTGAAACCGGGTCGATCAGCGGCGCGGCCCGCGCGCTCAATCTTTCCCAGCCGTCCGTCTCGAACACCATTGCGCTGCTTGAGCATCGCCTTGGCGTTACCCTCTTCGCACGTTCACGCAGCGGCATCGTCCTGACGCCCGAAGGACTTGCCCTGCGCGACCGCGCCGAAGCAATGGTGCGGCTGCTTGAAACTGCGGTGGTCGAAGTCGATCACGCCGCCCGCAACATTGCCGGTCCATTGCGCATCGGCGGCACGCCGGGCGCGCTGGTAAGCATCCTTCCCGAGGCGGTCGCCCGGATCGAGGCGCAGGTTGGCCCCTTTGCACTCAGCGTGGTGGAAAGGCCCGATCCGCAGCTCGGCGACCTGTTGCGCAAGGGCACGATCGATCTTGCCTGCGTGACCACCGAGATCGAGGAATGCCCGCCTGACCTTGCCGAAATCACCGTGTCCCGCGACCCCTTCGCGCTTGTCGTGGGACGCCGCCACGACGGCCTTGGCGGCCGCGTCTCGCTGCGCGACGTGGCTGGCCTGCCCTGGGTCCTGCCTGAAGCGCAAGGCGCGTTTCGCCGGCAGGTCGATGCGCTGTTCCTTGCTGCTGGCGTTCCGGTGCCGCGCAACGTCATCCGTTGCGACTCGCTTCTGACAACCAAGGCCATCGTTCGCCATGGCGACCGGGTCACGATCCTTCCGCGTACGGTTGCCGCCGCCGAACTCACCATCGGCGTCCTGCGCGCGATCGCCATCGAGGAGGCGACGTTCGAACGCAGCGTGGGTATTCGCTACCCCGTCGACAGAGGCTTGCCTCCGCTTGGCCGTGCCTTCGTCGAAGCGCTTTCAAATCCATAG
- a CDS encoding family 1 glycosylhydrolase, whose product MIDRRSVLAGSVALAATPALAGVKTRRHPDPVFPKGFLWGASTAPHQIEGNNTASDLWFLENQQPTVFAEPSGDAANSLLLWERDLDLARDIGLNTYRFGVEWARIEPEKGRFSQAMLDHYRRVVDGCRARGLVPIVTYSHFTAPRWFSAQGGWTNPESAELFARYCTKVTQAIGDAIHSAITLNEPNILLILKPMLPQAVWDIQKLTLETAGRRLGVEKFVCANVAAFEDLPALQHGLLAAHKAGRAAIKAVRPALPVGVSIAMLDDQAVGRNSIRDRIRSELYGAWLDVAKADDFIGVQNYERALWGDKGRLPAPQDAPRNWSGTEIWPGSLAGAVRYAHAMTGRPVLVSEHGVGTDDDAVRAALIPPALGALKQAMDDGVPVLGYCHWSLVDNFEWIFGYKPRFGLATFDPVTFERKAKPSARVYGAIARANALTA is encoded by the coding sequence ATGATCGATCGTCGTTCCGTACTCGCCGGGAGCGTTGCCCTTGCCGCGACTCCCGCTCTTGCCGGAGTGAAAACCCGGAGACATCCCGATCCGGTGTTTCCGAAAGGTTTCCTCTGGGGCGCGTCGACCGCTCCGCACCAGATCGAGGGCAACAACACCGCGTCCGATCTGTGGTTTCTGGAAAACCAGCAGCCGACCGTCTTTGCCGAGCCATCCGGCGATGCTGCCAACAGCCTGTTGCTGTGGGAGCGCGATCTGGACCTGGCGCGCGATATCGGCCTCAACACCTATCGGTTCGGCGTCGAGTGGGCGCGGATCGAGCCGGAGAAGGGCCGCTTCAGCCAGGCGATGCTCGACCATTACCGCCGTGTCGTAGATGGATGCCGCGCGCGCGGGCTGGTCCCCATCGTCACCTACAGCCATTTCACCGCTCCGCGCTGGTTCAGCGCGCAGGGCGGGTGGACCAATCCCGAAAGCGCGGAACTGTTCGCGCGCTATTGCACGAAGGTCACCCAGGCCATCGGCGATGCGATCCATTCCGCGATCACGCTGAACGAGCCGAACATCCTGCTGATCCTCAAGCCCATGCTGCCGCAGGCGGTGTGGGATATCCAGAAGCTGACGCTCGAGACGGCGGGCAGGCGTCTTGGCGTCGAAAAGTTCGTCTGCGCCAATGTCGCCGCGTTCGAGGATCTGCCGGCGCTGCAGCATGGACTGCTGGCCGCACACAAGGCAGGCCGCGCCGCAATCAAGGCGGTACGTCCCGCTTTGCCCGTCGGCGTATCCATCGCCATGCTCGACGACCAGGCCGTCGGTCGCAATTCGATCCGTGACCGCATTCGCAGCGAACTCTACGGCGCGTGGCTGGACGTCGCGAAGGCGGACGATTTCATCGGCGTTCAGAACTACGAGCGCGCGCTGTGGGGTGACAAGGGGCGGTTGCCGGCGCCCCAGGACGCCCCCCGCAACTGGTCGGGCACGGAAATCTGGCCCGGATCGCTGGCCGGCGCGGTTCGTTACGCGCACGCCATGACCGGTCGTCCGGTGCTGGTCTCCGAACATGGCGTCGGCACCGATGACGATGCGGTGCGAGCTGCCCTCATTCCGCCAGCCCTCGGCGCGCTCAAGCAGGCGATGGACGATGGCGTGCCTGTCCTCGGCTATTGCCATTGGTCGCTGGTCGACAACTTCGAATGGATCTTCGGTTACAAGCCCCGTTTCGGCCTTGCCACCTTCGATCCCGTCACCTTCGAGCGCAAGGCGAAACCGAGTGCACGGGTCTATGGCGCGATAGCCAGGGCCAATGCCCTGACGGCGTGA
- a CDS encoding UDP-glucose--hexose-1-phosphate uridylyltransferase produces MTRFSTDDHPHRRQNLLTGKWVLVSPHRAKRPWQGETGDPAPTGGPSHDPGCYLCPGNARTSGERNPDYPGAFAFDNDFPALMPDNPAPEGGDPVFRVAEARGTARVICYSPDHSKTMPDMDVAAIRSLVNCWAQESETLGAHFANVQIFENKGAMMGCSSPHPHGQIWASDFIPTEVADEDREQAAWHASRGRVLLDEVAERELASGERVVEANEHWLAVVPWWATWPFEILLVARDGVGRIEELSDASRDALASILRAVTRRYDALFNASFPYSMGWHQRPAGSSDPAAWRLHAHFNPPLLRSATVRKFMVGFEMFGESQRDITPETAAARLRALEIDA; encoded by the coding sequence ATGACCCGTTTTTCAACAGACGATCACCCGCATCGTCGCCAGAACCTGCTTACGGGAAAGTGGGTCCTTGTCTCGCCGCACCGCGCCAAGCGGCCGTGGCAGGGCGAGACTGGCGATCCCGCGCCAACGGGAGGACCGTCTCACGATCCCGGCTGCTATCTCTGCCCCGGAAACGCCCGGACAAGCGGTGAGCGCAACCCGGACTATCCCGGCGCCTTCGCCTTCGACAACGATTTCCCCGCCCTCATGCCCGACAATCCCGCGCCCGAAGGCGGCGATCCTGTCTTCCGCGTGGCCGAAGCGCGCGGGACCGCTCGGGTCATCTGCTATTCTCCCGATCACTCGAAGACGATGCCCGACATGGATGTCGCGGCCATCCGCAGTCTGGTCAATTGCTGGGCACAGGAAAGCGAGACGCTCGGTGCGCATTTTGCCAATGTCCAGATCTTCGAGAACAAGGGCGCGATGATGGGCTGTTCCAGCCCGCACCCGCATGGCCAGATCTGGGCCAGCGACTTCATCCCGACCGAAGTGGCGGACGAGGACCGGGAACAGGCAGCGTGGCACGCCTCGCGCGGGCGCGTGCTGCTTGACGAAGTCGCCGAACGCGAACTCGCCTCGGGCGAACGCGTGGTCGAGGCGAACGAGCACTGGCTCGCGGTCGTGCCCTGGTGGGCGACATGGCCCTTCGAGATATTGCTGGTCGCGCGCGACGGCGTTGGCCGGATCGAGGAGCTTTCGGATGCCTCGCGTGATGCCCTCGCGTCCATCCTGCGTGCTGTCACGCGCCGCTACGACGCGTTGTTCAACGCCAGTTTTCCCTATTCCATGGGCTGGCACCAGCGCCCGGCGGGCAGCTCCGATCCCGCTGCCTGGCGGCTTCATGCCCATTTCAACCCGCCGCTGCTGCGCTCGGCCACGGTGCGCAAGTTCATGGTCGGCTTCGAGATGTTCGGCGAAAGCCAGCGCGACATCACCCCGGAGACCGCCGCCGCGCGTCTGCGCGCGCTGGAGATCGACGCGTGA
- the galK gene encoding galactokinase, which translates to MTALHDRLLAGFAQAFGGEPELVVRAPGRVNLIGEHTDYNDGFAMPVAIGQETRVAFRPGGTGLRVAALDFAEDDAFDSAAPQRAGGGWRDYVRGVVDELVRAGISVPPGQLAIAGSIAKGTGLSSSASLEVAVARVLLDAAGERMDPVSLALLAQRAECDFVGVRCGNLDQIASAATTRGHALLIDCRTLALRQIAMPADVAVMIVQSGVVRGLVDGEYNQRRQECERAARTLGVPALRDVDEGMLDEACGRLDDLAFLRARHVCGDNRRTREAARALASGDLVAMGALMRESHVSQGRDFGITVPHTDVLAALMNEAIGEDGGARQTGGGFGGAVVGLMRQDRVAAVREAVLAVYRTPAGDVPEICIEVPSDGAGPVG; encoded by the coding sequence GTGACCGCGCTGCATGACCGGCTCCTTGCCGGCTTTGCGCAAGCGTTCGGGGGAGAGCCGGAGCTTGTCGTGCGCGCGCCCGGCCGGGTGAACCTGATCGGCGAACATACCGACTACAACGACGGCTTCGCCATGCCCGTGGCAATAGGCCAGGAAACGCGCGTGGCCTTCCGCCCGGGCGGAACCGGGCTCAGGGTGGCCGCTCTGGACTTTGCCGAAGATGACGCGTTCGACAGCGCGGCCCCGCAAAGGGCCGGCGGCGGTTGGCGCGATTATGTGCGCGGCGTGGTGGACGAACTCGTCCGCGCGGGGATTTCCGTCCCTCCGGGCCAGCTTGCGATCGCAGGATCGATTGCCAAGGGGACCGGCCTGTCATCCTCGGCCTCGCTCGAGGTTGCCGTCGCGCGTGTCCTGCTCGATGCAGCGGGTGAACGGATGGACCCCGTCAGCCTCGCGCTCCTTGCCCAGCGAGCGGAATGCGATTTCGTCGGCGTTCGCTGCGGCAATCTCGATCAGATTGCCAGTGCTGCCACGACGCGCGGCCACGCGCTGCTGATCGATTGCCGCACCCTGGCGCTCAGGCAGATCGCCATGCCCGCCGACGTGGCGGTGATGATCGTGCAGTCAGGCGTGGTGCGCGGATTGGTGGACGGCGAATACAACCAGCGCCGGCAGGAATGCGAACGCGCCGCCCGGACGCTCGGCGTGCCGGCGCTGCGCGACGTCGACGAGGGGATGCTCGACGAGGCGTGCGGGCGGCTTGACGATCTTGCCTTCCTTCGCGCCCGCCATGTCTGCGGCGACAATCGCCGGACGCGGGAGGCTGCCCGCGCGCTGGCCTCGGGCGATCTGGTCGCGATGGGGGCGCTCATGCGCGAAAGCCATGTCTCGCAGGGTCGGGACTTCGGCATCACCGTGCCCCATACCGACGTGCTGGCAGCGCTGATGAACGAAGCGATCGGCGAAGACGGCGGCGCTCGGCAGACGGGCGGCGGCTTTGGCGGCGCCGTCGTCGGCCTCATGCGACAGGACCGCGTCGCGGCTGTGCGCGAAGCGGTCCTTGCCGTGTATCGGACGCCTGCCGGAGACGTGCCTGAAATCTGTATAGAGGTTCCTTCGGATGGGGCGGGACCGGTCGGCTGA